The following proteins are encoded in a genomic region of Streptomyces sp. NBC_01723:
- a CDS encoding pentapeptide repeat-containing protein produces the protein MSTPSAAPSWPHCAYGADPAVDSVGCRGIHVPGHTACLAHLADAHRDAYLAGLTPGASIDHRGTTLTEPLLNALLNALRDPATGDVRLGGAMFESATFEGDAGFRSATFEGGAVFRSATFEGGAMFQLATFGGAAMFESATFGGDAVFQLATFESYAGFRSATFKGDAGLVSATFKGYAVFRSATFEGDAGFESATFERGAGFESATFKGDAGFESATFKGYAVFRSAAFEGDAMLQSATFKADAIFESATFKGYAGFQLAAFEAGAGFRSATFGDYAGFESAIFKGEAGFQLAAFKGGAGFQLAAFEGGAGFRSAVFEGYAGFESAIFKGDAVFESATFEEADQFGPLVCAGRVVLSGAKFGGPVTLSFAARRLECRRTRWSSTAEIRLRCTTVDFAHAVFEYPLTIAAEPAPFVLTNGLQLSEDSLSNLTGSEVRVASLRGVDAAHLVLADLDLSGCLFSGTVHLDQIRLEGACTFDTAPTPVWRIWPPVRFTERRVLAEEHHWRASQPRAVRGWNVAVLGAGRAGPLQLAPVYRALRKAFEDGKHEPGAADFYYGEMEMRRRAGDIPRSERGLLTAYWALSGYGLRSSRALAWLGAAMVLTVVMLMAVGLAQETPKQTATGTVPDGGGKVTFEIDKDDPKNPTGDRFTGERFEKALNVTLNSVVFRSSGQDLTTAGTYIEMTSRLSEPVLLGLAVLAIRNRVKR, from the coding sequence ATGAGCACACCCTCGGCAGCGCCGTCCTGGCCGCACTGCGCCTACGGTGCCGACCCTGCCGTCGACTCCGTCGGCTGTCGCGGCATCCACGTTCCCGGTCACACCGCATGCCTCGCTCACTTGGCCGATGCCCATCGCGACGCCTACCTGGCCGGACTGACTCCCGGCGCCAGCATCGACCACCGGGGCACCACCCTCACCGAGCCTCTCCTCAACGCCTTACTCAACGCCCTCCGTGACCCTGCAACGGGTGACGTCCGCTTAGGTGGCGCCATGTTCGAGTCGGCGACCTTCGAGGGCGACGCTGGGTTCCGGTCGGCGACTTTCGAGGGTGGCGCCGTGTTCCGGTCGGCGACCTTCGAGGGCGGCGCAATGTTCCAGTTGGCGACCTTCGGGGGCGCCGCCATGTTCGAGTCGGCGACCTTCGGTGGCGACGCCGTGTTCCAGTTGGCAACCTTCGAGAGCTACGCCGGCTTCCGGTCGGCGACCTTCAAGGGCGACGCTGGGCTCGTGTCGGCGACCTTCAAGGGCTACGCCGTGTTCCGGTCGGCGACCTTCGAGGGCGACGCCGGGTTCGAGTCGGCCACCTTCGAGCGCGGCGCCGGGTTCGAGTCTGCGACGTTCAAGGGCGACGCCGGGTTCGAATCAGCGACGTTCAAGGGCTACGCCGTGTTCCGGTCGGCGGCCTTCGAGGGCGACGCCATGCTCCAGTCGGCGACCTTTAAGGCCGACGCCATATTCGAGTCGGCGACCTTCAAGGGCTACGCCGGGTTCCAGTTGGCGGCCTTCGAGGCCGGCGCCGGGTTCCGGTCGGCGACCTTCGGGGACTACGCCGGGTTCGAGTCGGCGATCTTCAAGGGCGAGGCCGGGTTTCAGTTGGCGGCCTTCAAGGGCGGCGCCGGGTTCCAGTTGGCGGCCTTCGAGGGCGGCGCCGGGTTCCGGTCGGCGGTCTTCGAGGGCTACGCCGGGTTTGAGTCGGCGATCTTCAAGGGCGACGCCGTGTTCGAGTCGGCGACCTTCGAGGAGGCTGACCAGTTCGGGCCCTTGGTGTGTGCAGGTCGGGTTGTGTTGTCTGGCGCCAAATTCGGCGGCCCGGTGACCCTCTCGTTCGCTGCGCGACGTCTGGAGTGCCGTCGGACTCGCTGGTCTTCGACTGCGGAGATCCGACTGCGCTGTACCACGGTGGACTTCGCTCATGCGGTGTTCGAGTACCCCCTCACGATCGCCGCCGAGCCGGCTCCGTTCGTGCTCACCAACGGACTCCAGCTCTCTGAAGACTCCCTGTCGAACCTGACCGGTTCGGAGGTGCGGGTAGCGTCGCTGCGCGGGGTCGACGCGGCCCATCTGGTCTTGGCCGACCTCGATCTGTCGGGGTGTCTGTTCTCCGGCACGGTCCACCTGGACCAAATCCGTCTGGAGGGGGCCTGCACTTTCGACACGGCCCCGACTCCCGTATGGAGGATTTGGCCGCCCGTGCGCTTCACCGAGCGCCGCGTCCTGGCCGAGGAACACCACTGGCGCGCGAGCCAGCCCCGGGCAGTGAGGGGCTGGAACGTGGCGGTCCTCGGTGCCGGACGGGCGGGGCCGTTGCAGCTGGCTCCGGTGTACCGGGCACTACGCAAGGCGTTCGAAGACGGCAAGCACGAGCCGGGGGCCGCGGACTTCTACTACGGGGAGATGGAGATGCGCCGCCGCGCCGGCGACATCCCTCGCAGTGAACGAGGGCTGCTGACCGCGTACTGGGCGCTGTCCGGCTACGGCCTGCGCTCGTCCCGGGCCCTGGCCTGGCTCGGGGCCGCCATGGTCCTCACCGTCGTCATGCTGATGGCTGTCGGCCTCGCCCAGGAGACCCCCAAGCAGACCGCGACGGGCACCGTCCCGGACGGCGGGGGCAAGGTCACCTTCGAAATCGACAAGGACGATCCGAAGAACCCCACCGGCGACCGGTTCACCGGCGAGCGCTTCGAGAAGGCCCTGAACGTCACCCTCAACTCGGTGGTGTTCCGCTCCTCCGGACAGGACCTGACCACCGCCGGCACGTACATCGAGATGACCTCCCGCCTGTCCGAACCCGTCCTTCTCGGCCTGGCCGTCCTCGCCATCCGCAACCGCGTCAAGCGCTGA
- a CDS encoding epoxide hydrolase family protein, whose translation MSRPDSDVRAFETHATDAELDDLRARLAAARLPEAETVQRAAPGPGRWDQGVPLADLVDVVNYWRTGYDWRSFEERLNGAGQFRTTIDGLGIHFLHRRSARADATPLLMTHGWPGSIAEFIDVVDELADPQDADAPAFHVVAPSLPGFGYSEKPAATGWGTEKIAAAWVELMGRLGYGEFAAHGGDWGGNITTVLGGRFPAHVLGIHSTFAQAPPGLPTDGLTAVERRWAEETAHFWRHRAAYAKQQATRPQTIGYSLVDSPVGLLAWILDKFAEWSDTEDSPFERISKDRILDNVTLYWLTRTGASAARIYYESHNSLDPELRVDVPSAISMYPRDIEKCPRPWAQERYRRIIRWSSPESGGHFPSLEVPDYFIKDLREGLAAVLRATGRGT comes from the coding sequence ATGTCCCGTCCAGACAGCGACGTGCGAGCGTTCGAAACCCACGCGACTGACGCCGAACTCGACGATCTGCGCGCGCGACTGGCCGCGGCGCGGCTGCCGGAGGCGGAGACGGTCCAGCGCGCCGCGCCCGGCCCCGGCCGATGGGACCAGGGCGTGCCGCTCGCCGACCTCGTCGATGTCGTGAACTACTGGCGCACGGGGTACGACTGGCGGTCGTTCGAAGAGCGCCTCAACGGCGCCGGCCAGTTCCGCACGACCATTGACGGCCTGGGCATCCACTTCCTGCACCGCCGGTCGGCGCGCGCGGATGCCACTCCCCTGCTCATGACGCACGGCTGGCCCGGCAGCATCGCCGAGTTCATCGACGTGGTGGACGAGCTGGCGGATCCACAGGACGCGGACGCGCCGGCGTTCCACGTCGTCGCCCCGTCGCTGCCGGGCTTCGGCTACAGCGAGAAACCGGCCGCCACCGGGTGGGGGACCGAGAAGATCGCGGCCGCGTGGGTGGAGTTGATGGGAAGGCTCGGCTACGGCGAGTTCGCGGCCCACGGCGGCGACTGGGGCGGCAACATCACCACGGTCCTCGGCGGCAGGTTCCCGGCGCACGTCCTCGGCATCCACAGCACGTTCGCGCAGGCGCCCCCCGGTCTGCCCACGGACGGCCTGACGGCGGTCGAACGCCGGTGGGCCGAGGAGACAGCCCACTTCTGGCGCCACCGCGCGGCCTACGCGAAGCAGCAGGCGACCCGGCCCCAGACCATCGGCTACTCACTCGTGGACTCACCGGTCGGGCTTCTCGCCTGGATCCTGGACAAGTTCGCCGAGTGGTCGGACACGGAGGACAGCCCGTTCGAGAGGATCTCCAAGGACCGCATTCTCGACAACGTGACGCTCTACTGGCTGACACGCACCGGCGCATCGGCGGCCCGCATCTACTACGAGAGCCACAACTCACTGGACCCCGAACTCCGGGTCGACGTCCCGTCGGCGATCAGCATGTACCCCCGGGACATCGAGAAGTGCCCGCGCCCCTGGGCGCAGGAACGATACCGCCGGATCATCCGCTGGAGTTCACCCGAATCCGGGGGTCACTTCCCGTCCCTGGAAGTTCCGGACTACTTCATCAAGGACCTCCGGGAAGGCCTCGCGGCAGTACTGAGGGCCACGGGGCGTGGAACGTGA
- a CDS encoding CGNR zinc finger domain-containing protein, whose product MPAAFPDFRLGKVLATSFTGTLSERHGDAVERIPTPQRLIDWLAVYDLAVDSCTAAQLDLARELRESIHAAATAAAVQEALPASAVQVINDRSAQGRAAAILTPEGVRRWRLSPASRVEDALSVIAADAISVIAGERDGKLALCASPTCRAAFFDTSQSRTRKWCDMNTCGNRQKKARFHANQRKSAGSAE is encoded by the coding sequence ATGCCTGCTGCGTTCCCTGACTTCCGCCTCGGCAAGGTGCTGGCCACCAGCTTCACGGGGACCCTGTCGGAGCGTCATGGCGACGCCGTGGAGCGCATCCCCACGCCGCAGCGACTCATCGACTGGCTGGCGGTGTACGACCTCGCCGTGGACTCCTGCACCGCCGCCCAGCTCGACCTCGCCCGGGAATTGAGGGAGTCGATCCATGCCGCCGCGACGGCGGCCGCGGTCCAGGAGGCGCTCCCCGCCTCCGCCGTCCAAGTCATCAACGACCGCAGCGCTCAGGGCCGGGCCGCGGCGATCCTCACGCCCGAGGGCGTGCGGCGGTGGCGGCTCAGCCCGGCTTCCCGCGTGGAGGACGCCCTCAGTGTGATCGCCGCCGACGCGATCAGCGTCATCGCGGGCGAACGGGACGGAAAACTGGCTCTGTGCGCGTCACCCACCTGCCGAGCCGCCTTCTTCGACACCAGCCAGAGCCGCACCCGCAAATGGTGTGACATGAACACGTGCGGAAACCGCCAGAAGAAGGCGCGCTTCCATGCCAACCAGCGCAAGAGCGCCGGTTCGGCCGAGTGA
- the mmuM gene encoding homocysteine S-methyltransferase encodes MTSDFAAALASGRPLVLDGGMSNQLEAAGHDLSDELWSARLLAEAPGAITEAHLAYFAAGADVAITASYQATFEAFARRGFGPERSAELMALSVGLAREAARRARADRPLWVAASVGPYGAMLADGSEYRGRYGLTPEALERFHRPRLEVLAAARPDVLALETVPDADEAVALLRAVRGLGVPAWLSYTVAGGRTRAGQPLEEAFALAADADEVIAVGVNCCAPEDVPGAVETAARVTGKPVVAYPNSGETWDAVARSWRGRSSFTPERVRAWRASGARLVGGCCRVGPDTVRSIASAPGRG; translated from the coding sequence ATGACCAGCGATTTCGCCGCCGCCCTCGCCTCCGGCCGCCCGCTCGTGCTCGACGGCGGGATGTCCAACCAGCTGGAGGCCGCCGGGCACGATCTGAGCGACGAGCTGTGGTCGGCGCGGCTGCTCGCCGAGGCGCCCGGCGCGATCACCGAGGCGCACCTCGCGTACTTCGCGGCGGGCGCCGACGTCGCCATCACGGCCAGCTACCAGGCGACCTTCGAGGCGTTCGCCCGGCGCGGCTTCGGTCCCGAGCGCTCGGCCGAACTGATGGCCCTCAGTGTCGGCTTGGCCAGGGAGGCCGCGCGTCGGGCCCGCGCGGACCGCCCGCTGTGGGTGGCGGCCTCCGTCGGCCCGTACGGCGCGATGCTCGCGGACGGCTCGGAGTACCGCGGCCGGTACGGCCTCACCCCGGAGGCTCTGGAGCGCTTCCACCGGCCCCGGCTGGAGGTACTGGCCGCCGCCCGGCCCGACGTCCTCGCGCTGGAGACGGTCCCCGACGCCGACGAGGCGGTGGCGCTGCTACGGGCGGTGCGCGGACTGGGCGTCCCCGCCTGGCTGTCGTACACGGTCGCGGGGGGCCGCACCCGCGCCGGGCAGCCGCTGGAGGAGGCGTTCGCCCTGGCCGCCGACGCGGACGAGGTGATCGCGGTCGGCGTCAACTGCTGCGCCCCCGAGGACGTGCCGGGTGCGGTCGAGACCGCCGCCCGGGTCACCGGCAAACCGGTCGTGGCCTACCCCAACAGCGGGGAGACCTGGGACGCGGTGGCCCGGTCCTGGCGGGGGCGTTCCTCCTTCACCCCGGAGCGGGTACGGGCCTGGCGGGCGTCCGGCGCCCGGCTGGTCGGCGGCTGCTGCCGGGTGGGACCGGACACGGTCAGGTCGATCGCGTCGGCGCCGGGACGGGGGTGA
- a CDS encoding CPBP family intramembrane glutamic endopeptidase, producing MRFVWQFLAVLAMYAIGGSAVNAVKDNDWLTLVVGLTAAALVVLVYAWVVRRTERRQALDVAREGAAAKAGWGTLIGAGMFGAVIVNLFSSGYYEVDGLGSVEGALGLVGFMAAAAAMEEVVYRGVLFRIVEEHVGTYVALVLTGLVFGLSHLLNEHATVWGALAISIEAGFMLAAAYAATRSLWLTIGVHFGWNFAAAGVFSTEVSGNGSNQGLLDAATDGPKLITGGEFGPEGSVYAVGFGALLTLVFLWLAHRRGHIVAPGARRAARANSTATLPR from the coding sequence GTGAGGTTCGTCTGGCAGTTCCTGGCCGTCCTGGCGATGTACGCCATAGGCGGAAGCGCCGTCAACGCCGTGAAGGACAACGACTGGCTGACACTCGTCGTCGGCCTCACGGCGGCCGCACTGGTGGTCCTCGTGTACGCGTGGGTGGTCCGGCGGACCGAGCGCCGGCAGGCCCTGGACGTGGCCCGGGAGGGCGCCGCGGCCAAGGCCGGCTGGGGGACGCTGATCGGCGCCGGGATGTTCGGCGCCGTCATCGTGAACCTCTTCTCCTCCGGGTACTACGAGGTCGACGGCCTGGGCTCGGTGGAGGGCGCCCTGGGCCTGGTCGGCTTCATGGCGGCCGCCGCCGCGATGGAGGAAGTGGTGTACCGGGGCGTCCTGTTCCGGATCGTCGAGGAACACGTCGGCACGTACGTCGCGCTGGTCCTGACCGGCCTCGTGTTCGGCCTCTCGCACCTGCTCAACGAGCACGCGACCGTCTGGGGCGCCCTCGCCATCTCCATCGAGGCCGGTTTCATGCTCGCCGCCGCCTACGCCGCCACCCGCAGCCTCTGGCTGACGATCGGCGTGCACTTCGGCTGGAACTTCGCCGCGGCCGGCGTCTTCAGCACCGAGGTCTCCGGCAACGGCTCCAACCAGGGGCTGCTGGACGCCGCGACGGACGGTCCGAAACTGATCACGGGCGGCGAGTTCGGCCCCGAGGGCAGCGTGTACGCGGTCGGATTCGGGGCGCTGCTGACCCTGGTGTTCCTGTGGCTGGCCCACCGGCGCGGGCACATCGTGGCGCCCGGGGCTCGGCGTGCGGCACGTGCCAACTCCACCGCTACACTGCCCCGATGA
- a CDS encoding sensor histidine kinase encodes MTARKGMPDMMPGIPERWRRLDVTVRDLPLGVLLLIASLLPALRGNGTEIGGLPTRSADVLAGVAAVLQCLPLALRRRWPHLCLALVSIGFALDQIRGYHLFAGTALPIALLSAGSYLERYRRATMAVASLAFVALSVELYRRGPGDPVAEFVTFYLALGLAWGIGTWMRSARAAEAERRGRVAEDARNAERTRIARELHDVVTHHVTAMVVQSEAARYLTAAPDRLDQTLAAVSDTGRRAITDLRHLLDLLNPDHGTDRSAEPRTPPVGRVLTLVEQTRRAGQPVEFTEEGTPAASTGSADLVAYRVVQEALTNALKYDHGGRTSVLVHHGEREITVRVGTDGTGSGAASPGGSGRGLAGLRERVDVLGGDFSADRPEGGGFVVQARIPAGSPS; translated from the coding sequence ATGACCGCTCGCAAAGGGATGCCGGACATGATGCCGGGGATACCCGAGCGGTGGCGACGCCTCGACGTGACCGTCCGGGATCTGCCGCTCGGAGTGCTCCTCCTGATCGCGTCCCTGCTGCCGGCGCTGCGGGGCAACGGCACCGAGATCGGCGGTCTGCCCACCCGCTCCGCCGACGTACTCGCCGGTGTCGCGGCCGTCCTCCAGTGCCTCCCGCTCGCCCTGCGCAGGCGGTGGCCGCACCTCTGCCTCGCCCTGGTGTCGATCGGCTTCGCCCTCGACCAGATCCGCGGCTACCACCTCTTCGCCGGAACAGCGCTGCCCATCGCGCTGCTGAGCGCCGGTTCGTATCTGGAGCGGTACCGGCGCGCGACCATGGCCGTCGCCTCCCTGGCCTTCGTCGCCCTCTCGGTCGAGCTGTACCGGCGCGGACCGGGCGACCCGGTCGCCGAGTTCGTCACGTTCTACCTGGCGCTCGGCCTCGCCTGGGGCATCGGCACCTGGATGCGCTCCGCCCGGGCCGCGGAGGCCGAACGGCGGGGACGGGTCGCCGAGGACGCCCGCAACGCCGAGCGCACCCGCATCGCCCGCGAACTCCACGACGTCGTCACCCACCACGTCACGGCGATGGTCGTCCAGTCCGAGGCCGCCCGGTACCTGACCGCCGCGCCCGACCGCCTCGACCAGACGCTGGCCGCGGTCAGCGACACCGGCCGCCGCGCCATCACCGACCTGCGGCACCTGCTCGACCTGCTCAACCCGGACCACGGCACCGACCGGAGCGCCGAGCCCAGGACACCGCCCGTCGGCCGGGTGCTCACGCTGGTGGAGCAGACCCGCCGGGCCGGTCAGCCGGTGGAGTTCACCGAGGAGGGCACACCGGCGGCCTCGACCGGCAGTGCCGACCTCGTGGCCTACCGCGTCGTCCAGGAGGCCCTGACGAACGCGCTCAAGTACGACCACGGCGGCCGGACCTCGGTCCTGGTCCACCACGGCGAACGGGAGATCACCGTGCGGGTCGGCACGGACGGCACCGGCTCGGGCGCCGCGTCCCCCGGCGGCAGCGGGCGCGGCCTGGCCGGACTGCGGGAACGGGTCGACGTACTCGGCGGCGACTTCAGCGCGGACCGCCCGGAGGGCGGAGGCTTCGTCGTCCAGGCCCGCATCCCCGCGGGGAGTCCGTCATGA
- a CDS encoding response regulator transcription factor: MSAPIRVLICDDQVMIRAGLATIVDAQPDLEVAGECGDGQAAVDLAAEVRPDVVVMDVRMPVMDGIEATRRLAGAGVERPVKVLVVTTFNLDEYVYEALRAGASGFLLKDAPPDRLLHGIRTVAMGAALLDPDVTRRLVGRYAARIRPVGGPAEDLPLTPRETEVLRLIADGLSNSEIAAALVISPETVKTFVSRILTKLDLRDRVQAVVFAYRHGLVT; this comes from the coding sequence ATGAGCGCCCCGATCCGCGTCCTGATCTGCGACGACCAGGTGATGATCCGCGCCGGACTGGCGACGATCGTCGACGCCCAGCCCGACCTGGAGGTGGCGGGCGAGTGCGGCGACGGGCAGGCCGCCGTCGACCTGGCCGCCGAAGTACGGCCGGACGTGGTCGTCATGGACGTACGGATGCCGGTCATGGACGGCATCGAGGCCACCCGGCGGCTGGCGGGCGCGGGGGTGGAGCGTCCCGTCAAGGTCCTCGTGGTGACGACGTTCAACCTCGACGAGTACGTCTACGAGGCGCTGCGCGCGGGCGCGAGCGGGTTCCTGCTCAAGGACGCGCCGCCGGACCGCCTGCTGCACGGCATCCGGACCGTGGCGATGGGCGCGGCGCTCCTCGACCCCGACGTGACGCGCCGCCTCGTCGGCCGGTACGCCGCCCGCATCCGGCCCGTCGGCGGCCCCGCCGAGGACCTCCCCCTCACGCCCCGCGAGACGGAGGTGCTGCGCCTCATCGCGGACGGCCTGTCCAACAGCGAGATCGCCGCGGCCCTGGTGATCAGCCCCGAGACGGTCAAGACCTTCGTCTCCCGCATCCTCACCAAGCTGGACCTGCGCGACCGCGTCCAGGCGGTCGTGTTCGCCTACCGCCACGGGCTGGTGACCTGA
- a CDS encoding isocitrate lyase/PEP mutase family protein — MTAFAALHRRGEPLLLPCAWDHASAHALAARGFRAVGTTSLGVAAASGLPDGAAATRDETLRLALTLGSGPFLLTVDAESGFADDPDDVGEFARQLAAVGAVGINLEDALGPADRHAAKIAAVRSAAPGLFVNARTDTYWSGDGDPGETVRRLEAYREAGADGVFVPGLTDPARIAALAAHFDVPLNVLHSPTGPTLPHLADLGVARVSLGSLLYRRALGAALETVADIAAGRPPVGTSPAYEEVAALSGG; from the coding sequence GTGACCGCCTTCGCCGCCCTGCACCGGCGGGGTGAGCCCCTGCTGCTGCCGTGCGCCTGGGACCACGCGTCCGCGCACGCCCTCGCCGCCCGGGGCTTCCGGGCCGTGGGCACCACCAGCCTCGGTGTCGCGGCGGCGAGCGGGCTGCCCGACGGCGCGGCGGCGACCCGCGACGAGACCCTGCGGCTGGCCCTCACTCTGGGCTCCGGGCCGTTCCTGCTGACCGTGGACGCCGAGAGCGGCTTCGCCGACGACCCCGATGACGTGGGGGAGTTCGCGCGGCAACTGGCGGCGGTCGGCGCGGTCGGCATCAACCTGGAGGACGCGCTGGGCCCCGCCGACCGGCACGCCGCGAAGATCGCCGCGGTGCGGTCGGCGGCACCGGGCCTGTTCGTCAACGCTCGTACGGACACGTACTGGTCGGGCGACGGCGATCCCGGGGAGACCGTGCGGCGCCTGGAGGCCTACCGCGAGGCCGGTGCCGACGGCGTCTTCGTCCCCGGCCTCACCGACCCCGCCCGGATCGCGGCCCTCGCCGCGCACTTCGACGTCCCGCTCAACGTCCTCCACTCACCCACCGGCCCCACCCTCCCGCACCTCGCCGACCTCGGCGTGGCCCGCGTCAGCCTCGGCTCGCTGCTGTACCGCAGGGCCTTGGGCGCCGCCCTGGAGACGGTGGCCGACATCGCCGCGGGCCGGCCGCCGGTGGGCACGTCACCGGCGTACGAGGAGGTGGCCGCGCTGAGCGGCGGCTAG
- a CDS encoding TetR-like C-terminal domain-containing protein, with the protein MPRVGLTTGRVVAAAADLADASGFESVTVSALARHFGVKDASLYTHVRNLQDLRARVALLAGGELIDEIAAAVAGRAGKDALAAFANAYRAYALRHPGRYAATQIRLDQSLVADSPALRRTAEITHGMLRAYGLTEPDLTDAVRLLRSTFHGFCALEATGGFGAPRAVQASWDRAVDALHVALENWPRAH; encoded by the coding sequence ATGCCCCGAGTGGGCCTCACGACCGGCCGTGTGGTCGCGGCCGCCGCCGACCTCGCCGACGCGAGCGGCTTCGAGAGCGTCACCGTCTCCGCCCTCGCCCGGCACTTCGGGGTGAAGGACGCGAGCCTGTACACGCACGTCAGGAACCTCCAGGACCTGCGCGCGCGGGTCGCGTTGCTGGCCGGCGGCGAGCTGATCGACGAGATCGCGGCGGCGGTGGCGGGGCGGGCCGGGAAGGACGCGCTGGCCGCGTTCGCGAACGCCTACCGCGCCTACGCCCTGCGGCACCCCGGCCGTTACGCCGCGACGCAGATCCGCCTGGACCAGTCCCTCGTCGCCGACTCCCCCGCCCTGCGCCGCACCGCCGAGATCACCCACGGCATGCTCCGCGCCTACGGCCTCACCGAACCCGACCTGACCGACGCCGTGCGCCTGCTGCGCAGCACCTTCCACGGGTTCTGCGCCCTGGAGGCCACCGGCGGCTTCGGCGCCCCGCGCGCCGTCCAGGCGTCCTGGGACCGGGCGGTGGACGCGCTGCACGTCGCGCTGGAGAACTGGCCGCGCGCGCACTAG
- a CDS encoding MFS transporter: protein MTDETRDADRAARRPAKDTRPLWRQRDFGVFWAAQTLSVLGDSFALIALPLLVLEATGSIARMGLLTAVGGAAAVLAAVFAGAVVDRVDRRKLLIGCDLVRMGMYGLVPVVWLFGPQIWLLYVVLPLCEAVGMLFAVGYVTVVRSLVGTQQLTEANGRLNATAAAAGVLGPLCAGVVAGWSGPAAAIGVDAASFGVSAACVAFVRFRSRPADDAPATGKRPGLRQDLRTGIAFLYGHPVLRSLTLLLCGFSFLTLGLNDLVIYHLKHDLGRDDGTVGTVMAIGALGTITGALLVARARRLLGFGPTWTGAVAVCGLAFAGLGWVSEVPAVALLSAAFLACVGMAGTCSMSLRQEVTPEHLLGRVTSAFWTLQYSVAPIGAAVLTWAAEHHGTTPVALAAGAGCVLIATVALLTPIRGAGRS from the coding sequence ATGACCGACGAGACACGCGACGCCGACCGAGCCGCCCGACGCCCCGCGAAGGACACCCGGCCCCTGTGGCGGCAACGGGACTTCGGGGTCTTCTGGGCCGCGCAGACCCTGTCCGTCCTCGGCGACTCCTTCGCGCTGATCGCGCTGCCCCTGCTGGTCCTGGAGGCCACCGGCTCGATCGCCCGGATGGGCCTGCTCACGGCCGTGGGCGGCGCCGCCGCGGTCCTCGCGGCCGTGTTCGCCGGGGCCGTCGTCGACCGCGTCGACCGCCGCAAGCTGCTCATCGGCTGCGACCTCGTCCGGATGGGCATGTACGGGCTGGTCCCCGTCGTCTGGCTGTTCGGCCCGCAGATCTGGCTGCTCTACGTCGTCCTGCCCCTGTGCGAGGCCGTCGGCATGCTGTTCGCCGTCGGCTACGTCACCGTCGTACGCAGCCTGGTCGGCACCCAACAGCTCACCGAGGCCAACGGACGGCTCAACGCCACCGCCGCCGCGGCCGGCGTGCTGGGCCCCCTGTGCGCCGGGGTGGTGGCCGGCTGGTCGGGACCGGCCGCCGCCATCGGCGTCGACGCGGCCAGCTTCGGCGTCTCGGCCGCCTGCGTCGCCTTCGTCCGCTTCCGCTCCCGACCCGCCGACGACGCCCCGGCCACCGGCAAGCGGCCGGGCCTCCGGCAGGACCTGCGCACCGGCATCGCCTTCCTGTACGGGCACCCCGTGCTGCGCTCCCTCACCCTGCTGCTGTGCGGGTTCAGCTTCCTCACCCTCGGCCTGAACGACCTGGTCATCTACCACCTCAAGCACGACCTGGGCCGCGACGACGGCACGGTCGGCACCGTCATGGCGATCGGCGCGCTCGGCACGATCACCGGCGCGCTGCTGGTGGCCCGCGCGCGGCGCCTGCTCGGCTTCGGCCCGACCTGGACCGGCGCGGTCGCGGTGTGCGGGCTGGCCTTCGCCGGTCTCGGCTGGGTGAGCGAGGTCCCCGCGGTCGCCCTGCTGAGCGCCGCCTTCCTCGCCTGCGTCGGCATGGCGGGCACCTGCTCGATGTCCCTGCGCCAGGAGGTGACCCCGGAGCACCTGCTCGGCCGCGTCACCTCCGCCTTCTGGACCCTCCAGTACTCGGTGGCCCCCATCGGCGCGGCCGTCCTCACCTGGGCGGCGGAGCACCACGGCACCACACCGGTCGCCCTGGCGGCGGGCGCCGGCTGCGTCCTCATCGCGACGGTCGCGCTGCTCACGCCGATCCGCGGGGCGGGACGGTCCTAG